One Nitrospirota bacterium DNA segment encodes these proteins:
- a CDS encoding aldehyde dehydrogenase family protein, with product MASLEVPNFINGLWCPSRPGAWFESRNPANPGEVIGLFPQSGQADVDEAVEAANCAFGPWRELGLVKRAEYLLRVARVMEEDVEALARDVAREAGKQINEARADVVEAIHTAQYAFSYGHLGQYGKILGDEVPTKRCHEVLEPRGVVVAITPWNFPVALPFWLTGLSLVLGNCVILKPSELTPLCGARIAGYFEKAGIPAGVFQVVHGTGEAVGAPLVAHPRTHVVLFTGSYEVGLRIKQEVARHPQKVCTIETGGKNAVLVMEDADLDMAVTASLLSAFKTAGQRCVTSGRLLVDRQVADRFTERFVSDAKRVKVGDPLDESMFYGAMINRQGVEKGRRFNEAARKEGFQVLLDRNTEPPPTPDGYWLKPFVYTGPWRSDSYCLTEEAFSPHVAIVPVGGVEEAVAVYNDTKYGLAGAIITEDYRKAKYAEEHLQCGIFYWNLPSIGAGVRMAFGGVKQSGNLVPSAAGLIPVLTHPKAVTYNLDRKIVMAQGLSAEIK from the coding sequence ATGGCGTCGTTAGAGGTGCCCAACTTCATCAACGGCCTGTGGTGTCCGTCCCGGCCTGGTGCCTGGTTCGAGAGTCGGAATCCGGCCAATCCCGGCGAGGTGATCGGGCTGTTCCCGCAGTCGGGCCAGGCCGACGTCGACGAGGCGGTGGAGGCCGCCAACTGCGCCTTCGGCCCCTGGCGCGAGCTGGGGCTGGTCAAGCGGGCGGAGTATCTGCTGCGGGTCGCCCGGGTGATGGAAGAGGACGTGGAGGCCCTGGCCCGCGACGTCGCGCGGGAGGCCGGCAAACAGATCAACGAGGCCCGCGCCGACGTGGTCGAGGCGATCCACACGGCGCAGTACGCCTTCTCCTACGGGCACCTCGGCCAATACGGAAAGATCCTGGGCGACGAAGTGCCGACCAAGCGCTGTCACGAGGTGCTGGAGCCCAGGGGCGTGGTCGTCGCGATCACCCCCTGGAACTTTCCGGTGGCCCTCCCGTTCTGGCTCACCGGCCTCTCGCTCGTCCTGGGCAATTGCGTGATCCTCAAGCCGAGCGAGCTGACCCCCCTGTGCGGGGCGCGGATCGCCGGCTATTTCGAGAAGGCCGGCATCCCGGCCGGCGTCTTCCAGGTGGTGCACGGGACCGGCGAGGCGGTGGGCGCGCCGCTGGTGGCCCATCCCCGCACCCACGTGGTCCTCTTCACCGGCAGCTACGAGGTGGGCCTCAGGATCAAGCAGGAGGTCGCCCGACATCCCCAGAAAGTGTGTACGATCGAGACCGGCGGCAAGAACGCCGTCCTCGTGATGGAGGACGCCGACCTGGACATGGCGGTGACCGCGAGCCTCCTCTCCGCGTTCAAGACGGCCGGCCAACGGTGCGTGACGTCCGGCCGCCTGCTCGTGGACCGGCAGGTGGCGGACCGGTTTACGGAACGGTTCGTGTCGGACGCCAAGCGGGTGAAAGTGGGAGATCCGCTGGACGAGTCCATGTTCTACGGCGCCATGATCAACCGGCAGGGGGTGGAAAAGGGCCGCCGTTTCAACGAGGCGGCGCGCAAGGAAGGATTCCAGGTACTGCTGGACCGGAACACGGAGCCGCCGCCGACGCCCGACGGCTACTGGCTCAAGCCGTTCGTCTACACGGGCCCCTGGCGCAGCGACAGCTACTGCCTCACCGAGGAGGCCTTCAGCCCGCACGTCGCCATCGTGCCGGTCGGCGGCGTCGAGGAGGCGGTCGCGGTCTACAACGACACCAAGTACGGCCTGGCCGGAGCCATCATCACCGAGGATTACCGCAAGGCCAAGTACGCCGAGGAGCATCTCCAGTGCGGGATCTTTTACTGGAACTTGCCCAGCATCGGCGCCGGGGTGCGGATGGCGTTCGGAGGGGTCAAACAGTCGGGGAACCTGGTGCCCTCGGCCGCAGGCCTGATCCCGGTCCTGACCCATCCCAAAGCGGTCACCTACAACCTGGACCGGAAGATCGTGATGGCCCAGGGACTCAGCGCGGAGATCAAATAA
- a CDS encoding carboxypeptidase M32, with the protein MKTLATLEPLTARLKEIQHLTSAASLLSWDQETYMPSGGGLARAEQLATLQGLAHDKLVAPEIEDLLGRWIDPATGLPIETPGDSWDEPSRALLREVWRDFSRAKRLPSEFVKRLGRECSLAQQVWTEARKQSDFSLFLPNLRTVVTLKREETRYLGYHDSPYDALLDTYEPGATVAALRPLFATLKARLVPLLGRVVASSVKIDDSMLFLRYEPSRQVEFGRLVLTAMGYDFARGRLDMSAHPFTTSFHPTDVRVTTRVYEKELPACLFSCIHEGGHGLYDQGLDQERYGTPLGEALSLGIHESQSRLWENCVGRSRPFWRCFYPMLQAAFPQQLGGVELERFYAAINRVKPSLIRVEADELTYNLHIMLRFEIEQTLIEEKVGVEDLPAVWNDKMREVLGIVPERDAEGVLQDVHWSFGAIGYFPTYTLGNLYAVQFYEQARHELPDLEAEIAAGRLTVLKKWLNQKVHRWGRTFRPDHLILRVTGRPLSPEPFLAYLERKYSELYGLEARD; encoded by the coding sequence ATGAAAACGTTGGCGACGCTCGAACCCCTGACGGCGCGACTCAAGGAAATCCAGCACCTGACCAGCGCGGCCTCGCTCCTGTCCTGGGACCAGGAGACTTACATGCCGTCCGGAGGAGGCCTGGCCAGGGCGGAACAACTGGCGACGCTCCAGGGACTCGCCCATGACAAGCTGGTCGCGCCGGAGATCGAGGACCTGCTCGGCCGATGGATCGACCCGGCTACCGGGCTTCCGATCGAGACGCCAGGCGATTCCTGGGACGAGCCGTCCCGCGCCCTGCTGCGGGAGGTCTGGCGGGATTTCAGCCGCGCCAAGAGGCTGCCCTCGGAGTTCGTCAAACGCCTGGGCCGGGAATGTTCGCTGGCCCAGCAGGTTTGGACGGAAGCGAGGAAGCAGAGCGACTTCTCCCTGTTCCTGCCGAATCTCCGGACCGTCGTGACGTTGAAGCGCGAAGAGACCCGATACCTCGGCTATCACGACTCCCCCTACGACGCGCTACTCGACACCTACGAGCCGGGCGCCACGGTGGCCGCCTTGCGCCCGCTCTTCGCGACGCTCAAGGCCCGGCTCGTCCCGCTTCTCGGCCGGGTGGTCGCATCCTCCGTGAAGATCGACGACTCGATGCTGTTCCTGCGCTACGAGCCGTCCCGCCAGGTGGAGTTCGGGCGGCTGGTCCTGACCGCCATGGGCTACGATTTCGCCCGTGGACGCTTGGACATGTCGGCCCACCCCTTCACGACCTCCTTCCATCCGACCGACGTGCGGGTGACCACCCGCGTCTACGAGAAGGAGCTGCCGGCCTGTCTGTTCAGTTGCATCCACGAGGGCGGACACGGGCTCTACGACCAGGGCCTGGACCAGGAACGGTACGGGACGCCGCTGGGAGAGGCCCTCTCGCTCGGCATCCACGAGAGCCAGTCCCGCCTCTGGGAGAACTGCGTGGGTCGCTCGCGCCCCTTCTGGCGCTGCTTCTACCCGATGCTGCAGGCGGCCTTTCCCCAGCAGTTGGGCGGGGTCGAACTGGAGCGATTCTATGCCGCCATCAACCGGGTGAAGCCGTCGCTGATCCGGGTGGAGGCGGACGAATTGACCTACAACCTCCACATCATGCTGCGGTTCGAGATCGAGCAGACCTTGATCGAGGAGAAGGTCGGTGTGGAAGACCTGCCGGCGGTCTGGAACGACAAGATGCGGGAGGTCCTCGGGATCGTGCCGGAGCGGGATGCGGAAGGAGTCCTGCAGGACGTGCACTGGTCATTCGGCGCGATCGGCTATTTTCCGACCTACACGCTGGGCAACCTGTACGCCGTGCAGTTCTACGAGCAGGCGCGTCACGAGCTGCCGGACCTGGAGGCGGAGATCGCGGCAGGCCGGCTCACGGTCCTGAAGAAGTGGCTGAACCAGAAGGTCCACCGGTGGGGGCGCACGTTCCGGCCCGATCACCTGATCCTGCGGGTCACCGGCCGCCCGCTCAGCCCTGAGCCGTTTCTCGCCTATCTGGAACGGAAGTACAGCGAACTGTATGGGCTCGAGGCTCGGGACTAG
- a CDS encoding class I SAM-dependent methyltransferase, which yields MKALVLPEIEAYAEAHSAAESEVCQALREETYRTMDSPQMVVGPLEGAFLKMVTQLVGARHVLEIGTFTGYSALCMAEVLPEDGRLITCEIDLDSLELARKYFARSPHGRKIEIRMGPALETLRDLTGPFDLIFIDADKVNYVNYYRRSLDLIAPRGVILVDNVLWSGDVLLEPPPDQSTAVIQELNRLVARDQRVTSVLVTIRDGVLVIRPTGHAS from the coding sequence ATGAAAGCGCTGGTCTTGCCTGAAATCGAAGCCTATGCCGAGGCGCACTCGGCCGCCGAGTCGGAGGTCTGTCAGGCGCTGCGGGAGGAGACCTATCGGACCATGGATAGCCCTCAGATGGTTGTCGGTCCGCTGGAGGGGGCCTTCCTCAAGATGGTCACGCAGCTCGTGGGGGCCAGGCACGTGTTGGAGATCGGGACGTTCACCGGCTACAGCGCGCTGTGCATGGCCGAGGTGCTGCCCGAGGACGGTCGCCTCATCACCTGCGAAATCGACCTGGACTCGTTGGAACTGGCCAGGAAGTACTTCGCCAGGAGCCCCCACGGGCGCAAGATCGAAATACGGATGGGGCCGGCGTTGGAAACCTTGCGCGACCTGACCGGGCCGTTCGACCTCATCTTCATTGATGCCGACAAGGTCAACTACGTCAATTACTACCGCCGGTCGCTGGACCTGATCGCGCCGCGGGGCGTCATCCTCGTTGACAACGTGCTCTGGAGCGGGGACGTGCTGCTCGAGCCGCCGCCGGACCAGTCCACCGCCGTGATCCAGGAGCTCAACCGCCTGGTGGCCCGGGATCAACGGGTGACGTCGGTGCTGGTGACGATCAGGGACGGTGTCTTAGTCATCCGCCCGACAGGACACGCGAGTTGA
- a CDS encoding DMT family transporter, whose amino-acid sequence MSKPSELSAYGALVTAAVVWGGSIVGQKLALGSFSAVETSVLRGIGALGILIPLWWWQEGGSVKFSRRDLGIFAALGLAVLGNHLLTLFGLRYIGAAAAGVIIGASPVITALLSSLLLRDLPFKAVAAGCAVSFAGVALVSGIGAESAAGERPWLGGTLVVLGLVSWALYTVGGRRTMERFSPLTVNWATLLISILFQIPLLLTDQKLMVAGIGSVPPSGWWALGYLIVFATALGQQAWLYGVQGIGPSRAGVFVNLIPVAALVLSTLVLGESIGGKELAGIALILAGVWLVNRQSARAGGR is encoded by the coding sequence ATGAGTAAACCCTCGGAACTCTCGGCCTACGGCGCGCTCGTCACGGCGGCGGTCGTGTGGGGCGGCTCGATCGTCGGCCAGAAGCTGGCCCTCGGGTCGTTCTCGGCGGTCGAAACCTCCGTGCTCCGCGGGATCGGGGCGCTGGGGATCCTGATTCCACTCTGGTGGTGGCAGGAGGGCGGCTCGGTCAAGTTCTCCCGCCGGGACCTCGGCATCTTCGCCGCGCTGGGGCTGGCGGTCCTGGGCAATCACCTGCTCACCCTGTTCGGGCTCCGGTACATCGGGGCGGCGGCGGCCGGGGTCATCATCGGCGCGAGCCCGGTCATCACGGCCCTGCTCTCCTCGCTGTTGCTCCGAGACCTGCCGTTCAAGGCGGTGGCGGCTGGCTGCGCGGTCTCGTTTGCCGGCGTGGCCCTCGTCTCAGGGATCGGAGCCGAGAGCGCGGCTGGAGAGCGACCCTGGCTGGGCGGGACGCTGGTGGTGCTGGGCCTGGTCAGTTGGGCCCTTTACACGGTCGGCGGTCGCCGGACGATGGAGCGCTTCTCCCCGCTCACCGTGAACTGGGCCACGCTGTTGATCTCCATCCTGTTTCAGATTCCGCTCCTCTTGACGGACCAGAAGCTGATGGTCGCCGGGATCGGTTCGGTGCCTCCGTCCGGCTGGTGGGCGCTGGGCTACCTGATCGTGTTTGCGACGGCTCTGGGACAGCAGGCCTGGCTGTACGGCGTGCAGGGGATCGGGCCGTCCCGGGCCGGCGTCTTCGTGAACCTGATCCCGGTGGCGGCTCTCGTGCTCTCCACGCTTGTCCTGGGCGAGTCCATCGGCGGCAAGGAGCTGGCCGGCATCGCCTTGATCCTGGCGGGCGTCTGGCTGGTGAACCGGCAGTCGGCGAGGGCCGGCGGCCGGTGA
- a CDS encoding nuclear transport factor 2 family protein produces the protein MSEEAERVRLQIEAVTRANEAFYEAFEGLDIERMDEVWLQRDYVTCIHPGWTRRDGWPAVRDSWVIIFNNTFSMEFELTDVMVQVAEDVAWVICTENITSRMGDTAHESRVLATNLYEKVGDRWYLIHHHGSQVR, from the coding sequence ATGAGCGAAGAAGCAGAGCGGGTCAGGCTGCAGATCGAGGCGGTGACGCGGGCGAACGAGGCGTTCTACGAAGCCTTCGAGGGCCTCGACATCGAGCGGATGGACGAGGTCTGGCTCCAGCGGGACTATGTCACCTGCATCCACCCGGGCTGGACGCGCCGCGACGGCTGGCCGGCCGTGCGCGACTCCTGGGTCATCATCTTCAACAACACCTTTTCGATGGAGTTCGAGCTGACCGACGTGATGGTCCAGGTGGCGGAGGACGTCGCCTGGGTCATCTGCACGGAGAACATCACGAGCCGGATGGGCGACACCGCTCACGAAAGCCGGGTGCTGGCCACCAACCTGTACGAAAAGGTGGGGGATCGCTGGTACCTGATCCACCACCACGGCTCCCAGGTGAGGTGA
- a CDS encoding alkaline phosphatase D family protein has product MKISGSGPFPFLLASALALAVPVHGCTSESRPGLPPNSPFADATVGTDRLLSHGVAAGDVTADSALVWFRTNGPARSQVEWWPEDGQMGSQSMRSAAPIRSAVVATSRARDFTAAVRLTGLTPGTGYRYRILTGPPEGEAELKPARDRGAGRFATAPGPDSSRPLRFVWSGDLGGQGRCRDAGTGYRIFDQIVQRQPAFVLLLGDLIYGDDRCPSPPNVPGGDFLATTLEEYRAKHRYQRGDAALQRLLASVPVYVIWDDHEVRNNFSGPHDPLMPVGRQALLEYWPIGTSGDDEFRLYRRVRYSADLELFILDTRQYRSRNAEPDGPSKTMLGEAQRRWLLEGLAASSATWKVIATSVPLSNPKTGNKLNSGNDSWARGADGTGFQVELRGIVQMILDRRIRNVVWLATDVHYVQINAYDPDRDGATDFHEFICGPLSSAPGILLPPDRAFNPTTLHGESGFLNFGLVTVGPDALGLAIVDEAGRSRFTTTIPARKDR; this is encoded by the coding sequence GTGAAGATTTCCGGATCCGGTCCTTTCCCCTTCCTGCTGGCTTCGGCCCTGGCCCTGGCGGTTCCAGTCCATGGGTGCACGTCCGAATCCCGGCCGGGGCTCCCACCAAACAGCCCCTTCGCAGACGCCACCGTTGGCACGGACCGGCTCCTGAGCCACGGCGTGGCCGCGGGGGACGTCACGGCCGACTCGGCCCTGGTCTGGTTCCGGACGAACGGTCCCGCTCGGTCCCAGGTCGAGTGGTGGCCGGAGGACGGCCAGATGGGATCGCAAAGCATGCGATCCGCGGCGCCGATCAGAAGCGCGGTCGTGGCCACCAGCCGCGCGCGGGACTTCACCGCTGCCGTGCGATTGACGGGCTTGACGCCGGGCACTGGCTATCGGTACCGGATCCTGACCGGCCCGCCCGAGGGCGAGGCCGAGTTGAAGCCGGCGCGCGATCGCGGGGCGGGCCGCTTTGCCACGGCTCCCGGCCCGGATAGCTCCCGGCCCCTCCGGTTCGTTTGGAGCGGGGACCTCGGCGGGCAGGGGCGCTGCCGGGACGCAGGAACCGGCTATCGGATCTTCGACCAGATCGTTCAACGTCAACCCGCCTTCGTGCTCCTGCTGGGCGACCTGATCTACGGGGACGACCGGTGCCCGTCCCCGCCCAACGTGCCGGGCGGGGATTTCCTCGCGACGACGCTGGAGGAGTACCGGGCCAAGCACCGCTACCAGCGAGGCGACGCGGCGTTGCAGCGGCTGCTGGCTTCGGTGCCGGTCTATGTCATCTGGGACGACCACGAGGTCAGGAACAACTTCTCCGGCCCGCACGATCCCCTGATGCCGGTCGGCCGGCAGGCCTTGCTCGAGTACTGGCCGATCGGGACGTCCGGGGACGACGAGTTCCGGCTATATCGGCGGGTCCGGTATAGCGCCGATCTGGAGCTGTTCATCCTGGATACGAGACAGTATCGCAGCCGGAACGCCGAGCCGGACGGGCCCTCCAAGACGATGCTGGGCGAGGCCCAGCGGCGGTGGCTGTTGGAAGGGCTAGCCGCCTCGTCGGCCACGTGGAAGGTGATCGCCACCAGCGTGCCGCTGTCGAACCCCAAAACCGGGAACAAGCTGAACTCCGGCAACGACAGTTGGGCCCGGGGTGCGGACGGGACGGGCTTCCAGGTCGAGCTGCGCGGCATCGTCCAGATGATCCTGGACCGCCGGATCAGGAACGTCGTCTGGCTGGCCACGGACGTACACTACGTCCAGATCAATGCCTACGATCCGGACCGGGACGGAGCGACGGACTTTCACGAGTTCATCTGCGGCCCCCTCTCCTCCGCTCCCGGCATCCTGCTTCCCCCGGACCGGGCCTTCAACCCGACGACGCTCCACGGCGAGAGCGGGTTCCTGAACTTCGGCCTGGTCACGGTCGGGCCGGACGCGCTCGGCCTGGCCATCGTTGACGAGGCCGGCCGGTCCCGCTTCACCACCACCATTCCTGCGAGGAAGGATCGTTAA
- a CDS encoding aminomethyltransferase family protein — protein sequence MKQTRLHDQHEKLGAVFGEVAGWTMPLHYGDPAAEHRAVRAGVGLADLSHRGKLRVLGEDRVKWLQSVISNDILPLTVGQGLYSSLLTHKGKMLTYFRVYLLAEALMLEDVGEIGETTFQALRKFLLYGTKAKIENCAETWGLLLISGPKSNDLVKASLGADVAGLKPLAFLTQQIDGQEMLLIRTEETGETDIEILLPADRFISVWERLWEAGGPMGLKPFGIAARESLRIEAGLPRAGMDLTEEIVPPEANLEGKAFSLSKGCYPGQEVVARMDTYGSVRRRLVGLALKDPVVPPRGAKLFSGEREVGWISSAAPSPSLGQVIALGFPLRDFTQPGTELTVEHDGRRYPATVHALPFHTKG from the coding sequence ATGAAGCAAACCCGCCTCCACGACCAGCACGAGAAGCTCGGCGCCGTCTTCGGCGAGGTCGCCGGCTGGACCATGCCGCTCCATTACGGCGATCCGGCGGCCGAGCACCGGGCAGTGCGGGCGGGCGTCGGCCTGGCCGACCTCTCCCACCGCGGGAAGCTGCGGGTCCTCGGCGAGGACCGGGTGAAATGGCTGCAGAGCGTGATCAGCAACGACATCCTGCCGCTGACCGTCGGGCAGGGCCTCTATTCCAGCCTCCTCACCCACAAGGGCAAGATGCTCACCTACTTCCGGGTCTACCTCCTGGCCGAGGCCCTGATGCTGGAGGACGTGGGCGAGATCGGCGAAACGACGTTCCAGGCCCTTCGCAAGTTCCTCCTCTACGGCACCAAGGCCAAGATCGAGAACTGCGCGGAGACCTGGGGGCTCCTGCTTATCAGCGGCCCCAAGTCCAATGACTTGGTCAAAGCCTCGCTCGGAGCCGATGTGGCGGGGCTCAAACCACTGGCCTTCCTCACGCAGCAGATCGACGGGCAAGAGATGTTGCTGATCCGAACGGAGGAGACCGGCGAAACCGACATCGAAATCCTGCTGCCGGCAGACAGATTCATTTCGGTTTGGGAACGGCTCTGGGAGGCAGGAGGTCCGATGGGGCTCAAGCCTTTCGGGATCGCAGCCCGCGAGTCCCTCCGGATCGAGGCGGGGCTTCCAAGAGCCGGCATGGACTTAACCGAAGAAATCGTCCCGCCGGAGGCCAACCTGGAAGGCAAGGCCTTCAGCTTGAGCAAGGGCTGCTATCCAGGGCAGGAGGTGGTCGCCAGGATGGACACCTACGGAAGCGTCAGGCGCCGGCTGGTGGGGCTGGCGCTCAAGGATCCGGTGGTCCCGCCCAGAGGGGCCAAGCTCTTCAGCGGCGAGCGGGAAGTCGGCTGGATCTCCAGCGCGGCCCCCTCCCCTTCACTGGGCCAGGTCATCGCGCTTGGCTTTCCTCTGCGCGACTTCACCCAGCCCGGCACCGAGTTGACCGTCGAACACGACGGTCGGCGATATCCCGCCACCGTCCACGCCCTGCCCTTCCACACCAAAGGCTAG
- a CDS encoding histidine kinase: MNQPDHKDKVVLVAVSDVFFYTKVRDALRGGDYTLERVRTQEDAAVKAASAAPAALVVNLNEERFDPFRAIQDLRTGAPALPILAFANHEEVEAWRRAKELGVTKIVSRNEFSARTRELIEELTVRGKA, translated from the coding sequence ATGAACCAACCGGATCACAAAGACAAAGTCGTGCTCGTCGCCGTGAGCGACGTATTCTTCTACACGAAGGTCCGGGACGCGCTGCGCGGCGGCGACTACACGCTCGAGCGGGTGCGGACGCAGGAAGACGCGGCGGTCAAGGCTGCCTCCGCTGCGCCGGCCGCCCTGGTCGTCAACCTGAACGAGGAGCGATTCGACCCCTTCCGGGCAATCCAGGACCTTCGAACAGGTGCGCCGGCCCTCCCGATCCTGGCCTTCGCCAACCACGAGGAAGTCGAGGCGTGGCGGCGCGCCAAAGAGCTGGGCGTGACCAAGATCGTCTCCCGCAACGAGTTCTCGGCAAGGACGCGGGAGCTGATCGAGGAACTTACCGTAAGGGGTAAGGCGTGA
- a CDS encoding tetratricopeptide repeat protein: MDIQDFLLQGEGGEEAKRDAWNLFQQAYERQMKGELEEAVNLYKRSIDTHPTAEAYTFLGWTYSFMGRLDEAIEECHHAIAQDPDFGNPYNDIGAYLIEKGQFDEAIPWFEKAMQARRYESPAFPHLNLGRVYERKGQWDRAIESYKKALTLNPKYALAKRSLSRLISMLN; encoded by the coding sequence ATGGACATCCAGGATTTTCTCCTGCAGGGCGAAGGCGGCGAAGAGGCCAAACGGGACGCCTGGAACTTGTTCCAGCAGGCCTACGAGCGTCAGATGAAGGGCGAGCTCGAGGAGGCGGTCAACCTCTACAAGCGTTCGATCGACACACACCCGACCGCCGAGGCCTACACCTTCCTGGGCTGGACCTACAGCTTCATGGGCCGGCTGGACGAGGCGATCGAGGAGTGCCACCACGCCATCGCGCAGGACCCGGACTTCGGGAACCCGTACAACGACATCGGCGCCTATCTGATCGAGAAGGGGCAATTCGATGAGGCCATCCCCTGGTTCGAGAAGGCCATGCAGGCCAGGCGCTACGAGAGTCCTGCCTTTCCGCACCTGAACCTGGGGCGCGTGTACGAGCGGAAGGGCCAGTGGGACCGGGCCATCGAAAGTTACAAGAAGGCCCTGACGCTGAACCCCAAGTACGCCCTGGCCAAGCGCTCGCTGAGCCGGCTGATCAGCATGTTGAACTGA
- a CDS encoding sulfide-dependent adenosine diphosphate thiazole synthase translates to MERPKPAPLRERDVTRQIAREYYKEFDQLIESDVIVVGAGPSGLLCARDLAAMGFRTLIVEQSLALGGGFWSGGYLMNKASICAPAHEILEEFGVPCKQVKDCEGMYLVDPPHATGALIAAAYRAGAKIMNLTRVVDLILRQDGVLEGVVVNNTTAEMAGHDVIHVDPIALESRVVVDATGHDAVVVDLLHRRNLYEKVPGNGAMWVSRSEEAVMERTGEVYPNCFVVGLAVAAVYGTPRMGPAFGSMLLSGRYGAELIRKKLKQE, encoded by the coding sequence ATGGAACGGCCCAAACCGGCGCCCTTGCGGGAGCGTGACGTCACCCGCCAGATCGCGCGGGAATATTATAAAGAGTTCGACCAGCTCATCGAGAGCGACGTGATCGTGGTGGGAGCCGGTCCCTCCGGCCTGCTCTGCGCCAGGGATTTGGCGGCCATGGGCTTCCGGACGCTCATCGTGGAGCAGTCCCTGGCTTTGGGCGGCGGGTTCTGGTCCGGCGGCTACCTGATGAACAAGGCCTCGATCTGCGCGCCCGCCCACGAGATCCTGGAGGAGTTCGGCGTCCCCTGCAAGCAGGTCAAGGACTGCGAGGGGATGTATCTGGTGGACCCGCCCCACGCGACCGGAGCCCTGATCGCCGCCGCCTACCGGGCCGGCGCCAAGATCATGAACCTCACGCGCGTGGTGGACCTGATCCTGCGGCAGGACGGCGTGCTCGAAGGAGTCGTGGTCAACAACACCACGGCCGAAATGGCGGGGCACGACGTGATCCACGTGGATCCGATCGCGCTGGAGAGCCGCGTGGTGGTGGACGCCACCGGCCACGACGCGGTGGTCGTGGACCTGCTGCACCGGCGGAACCTGTACGAGAAGGTGCCCGGCAACGGGGCCATGTGGGTCTCGCGCTCCGAGGAGGCGGTCATGGAGCGCACCGGCGAAGTCTACCCCAACTGCTTCGTGGTCGGGCTGGCCGTGGCCGCGGTCTACGGCACGCCGCGCATGGGGCCGGCCTTCGGCTCCATGCTGCTCTCGGGCCGGTACGGCGCCGAACTCATCAGGAAAAAACTGAAGCAGGAATAG